The Rhinolophus ferrumequinum isolate MPI-CBG mRhiFer1 chromosome 21, mRhiFer1_v1.p, whole genome shotgun sequence region CCTATGCAATCTTGGCCTCGAGGTTGTTCAGGCTGCAATTAACCAGATTCAGAGATTGCTAGCTGCTGGGTGCTCACTTCGGGACAGGTGTAGGGCAAAGGCACCACCAGTGGGCATGTTCCAGAGCCACAGTGGGGGCCGAGGGGAGCAGTGGTGTGTTGCGCCCATGCCTGTTCCAGTCCATGGTTTTATCCAGGATCTCCTCCCGGTCACACTGCCTGCTTGCAGTTTTAGATCAGAATGGAGGATGCAGTCCATTCTGCAGATGGGATAACTGGGGCACTATGGTGCGATCAAGTGGCTCGACCTTCTGCCAGGGTTGAAATTGGGGCACCCAGCGCCTGGCTTCCAGGCCCGGGGCCTGTCCTGACCAAGCTGCTTTCCCCCACGCCACTGACTGGGACCCCTCTTCTCGCCTCCCCTCTGTGGCCTTCCAGGTGCTGGTTTGGCAAAAGACCTGGAGTGTATACCGACTACATCTACCAGGGCCCCATGATCTTGGTCCTGCTGGTAAGAAcctggggaggtggcaggagagAGGGGCATAGTGGGGAGGGGCAATCAGTGCCTACCGTGGACCCAAAGGATCTCCCTGCCCAGAGGTGGGGGCACAGGGCCAGGAGTATGGTAACGAGGTGGGGGCAGAGCGCAGGGAGGACCAAACCGGCCCTGAGACACGAGTCCCTGACCTGCCCCCAACTTACCCCCCACTGACGTCGTGCACACATACATGTGCCCACTGTGTGCTCACGTTGCAGAtcaattttatcttccttttcaaCATCGTTCGCATCCTTATGACCAAACTTCGGGCGTCCACCACGTCTGAGACCATTCAGTACAGGTAGCCCgtcctgcctcccccagccctgggggcTCCGGAGCTCCCAGCCTCTGGCCCAGAGTCTCTCTCGCCTTAGGCTTGGCAGtccctccccaaaccccagcTCCGCCTGTCTCAGACATTCCTGGGACCTGCCACCGCTCTCCCACGTCTGGGCCCCTGTGGGATGGGCGGTGacgctccctccccacctgccccaccccaggaAGGCTGTGAAGGCCACTCTGGTGCTGCTTCCGCTCCTGGGCATCACGTACATGCTGTTCTTCGTGAACCCCGGGGAGGATGAGGTCTCTCGGGTCGTCTTCATCTACTTCAACTCCTTCCTGGAATCCTTCCAGGTACAGcgtcctcccctccctctgctctgtccccccccaccccttgcaCCTCCTGGGGTGGGCATCCTCCCAGGcagaggcctggaggggcaggaggctggggggGAAGGGACAGCTGGAACCTGGATGGAGCCACACCCGCCCAGTCCCCTGACCGCCTTCTCTCTCCACCCCAGGGCTTCTTCGTGTCTGTGTTCTACTGTTTCCTCAACAGCGAGGTAaggaccctgggctggggctcAGGACGGCAGGAGGCCTGTTGGGACCAGAGATGGTCTGTAGCTTACTCCTGCCCTCCGTATGCTGGCCCTCTCCTCCCGGCCCCCAGGTCCCTATGGGGGTGCTTCTGGGCCCCAGGAGGGCCCTTGCCACCTGCCCGTGCTGCTCCTGGGGTGGCAAGTCCACTCCTTTGCTCCCCTAGGCAGTTGATATGGAGGAGCCAGGGCTTCGGCTCATCAATGAGTCTGTGAAATGAGTGGTTGAAAACCAGGAAAGGCTGAGCCGCAGGGCAGGGATTGTTCATGGCAAAGGCCACTGGGCGCCTTCATATGGGTTAGAGAAAGGCATCGCTTCCTCAGAACACTTGAGAAAACTGTCCCAACAGATATGCTAATGAACAACATTGAGGACATGAATGTCGGGGCCCCCTGTGCTCCTCACACCTATGCACTGCTCACCTGTACAGCTGCTTATGGCAGCCCCAGGGGAAGAAGGGGGGCCTGAGATCCCGGCTCGGATGTTATGCTCTGCTCTGTGCCTACAGGTCCGCTCTGCCATCCGGAAGAGGTGGCACCGATGGCAGGACAAGCACTCGATCCGCGCCCGTGTAGCCCGTGCCATGTCCATCCCAACGTCCCCCACCCGTGTCAGCTTTCACAGCATCAAGCAGTCCACAACGGTCTGAGCTGGAAGGCCATGGAGCAGCCCCCCGAGATCTATGGTGGGGAAGATGGTCGCCAGACTCAGTCGGCCACCCTGTCTGTGGAGGGGACCAGCTCCTTCCCACACACTGTACCCCCAGGAGCCCAGACCTGGAGGCCCCTCCCTGACCCCTGGCTGAGCAAGAGTTCTAGGCCTATGAGAGAAGCCACCATCTGGGCCACAGGACAAATGGAAAATAACCCACAGGACTGGGCTGGGCCCGTCCTCCTCAGAGAATGAACTGGGAGAGGAGTGGGAATGGGGAGACGGGAAACCCAAAGCAGCACCGCCCCTCCTTCTCCCAGAGCACAAGGTGGCCAGCGCCCTGGAGACCTAGGGCTTCCTCGGTAACTGTGGGGGCCATTCGCTGCTCCAGGGGCATCATGGGAAACTCTCGTGACAGCATCCTAACCACCATGATGACGCCTCCAGGCCTTAGCAATGCCTTCCAACACCGCTGGGCACCAGTGCCATGTTGTCAGAGCCCTAGAGATGTTAGAAATCAGTGGCACCATCAGACATCAGGCCATATCACTAGAAATCCTCCCAAGCCACCAGAACTTCCTGTGGCCCTGTGGCACTGCCACCAGAAATGCCCTGCCTTGCTGCTTTGCACCCTTGGACCTTTACTACCCTACTGGCCACATGGGCTCCCTCTCCCTAACCTCCTGACTCAGGTGTCTCCCGCTTTGTGAGAAGATGGGGGATGGGAGGGTGACGAGGGGCCTGTGAGCAAGAGCCAGGATGTGCCCCAGCTGAGCCAGCCTCCCTGTGAGAGGCAGAGAATCAGAGTTGGGGCCATCAGCCTGCTGGCTTCAGAGACCTGGCCTCTGGGCACAGGGAGCTTGTGGCCTCCAGATGGCCTCTGGGGCAGCATCGTTAGCTAAGCCAAGATAGGAGAAGGGGC contains the following coding sequences:
- the CRHR1 gene encoding corticotropin-releasing factor receptor 1 isoform X3, encoding MSPEVHQSNVGWCRLVTAAYNYFHVTNFFWMFGEGCYLHTAIVLTYSTDRLRKWMFICIGWGVPFPIIVAWAIGKLYYDNEKCWFGKRPGVYTDYIYQGPMILVLLINFIFLFNIVRILMTKLRASTTSETIQYRKAVKATLVLLPLLGITYMLFFVNPGEDEVSRVVFIYFNSFLESFQGFFVSVFYCFLNSEVRSAIRKRWHRWQDKHSIRARVARAMSIPTSPTRVSFHSIKQSTTV